One stretch of Harmonia axyridis chromosome 1, icHarAxyr1.1, whole genome shotgun sequence DNA includes these proteins:
- the LOC123688882 gene encoding androgen-dependent TFPI-regulating protein-like isoform X1 — protein sequence MFRLLSARKKLVIKMMLKDRKLCFHSFTVLIFITALIWQLDYTKDSIPENRYMADVQEYPLRYFSNWNVVMQFIYFSIVFSLDIEDYIPWKIWSSVWRASLMRMKDYVFSTLLFPFASFVTVFFWTFYLYDRELVFPVSGEYFFTKYANHVAHTAVGIFAVLELFFTGDQLRVSFKSCFNLISTVTAIYYTLFFYHYIEKGRFLYTMYNFYTWYQTAGLLTLSYLWTILNSFIGLRLQKHIRGAKPSTAKD from the exons ATGTTTCGTCTTTTATCTGCTCGAAAAAAGCTCGTAATAAAA ATGATGCTCAAAGATCGGAAACTATGCTTCCATAGCTTCACTGTATTGATATTCATCACAGCATTAATATGGCAATTGGATTATACAAAAGACTCAATTCCAGAAAATAGGTATATGGCCGATGTACAAGAGTACCCACtgagatatttttccaattggAATGTG gTGATgcaattcatttatttctcaATAGTATTTAGTCTAGACATCGAAGATTATATACCCTGGAAAATCTGGAGCTCCGTTTGGCGGGCATCACTGATGCGTATGAAGGATTATGTGTTTTCCACGTTATTGTTTCCCTTTGCATCATTCGTGACTGTGTTTTTCTGGACTTTTTACCTCTACGATAGGGAACTCGTTTTTCCTGTAAGTGGGgaatattttttcacaaaatatgcCAACCATGTTGCCCATACGGCGGTAGGAATATTCGCTGTATTGGAGCTATTTTTTACAGGGGATCAACTGAGAGTGAGCTTCAAAAGTTGCTTCAATCTAATAAGCACTGTGACTGCGATCTATTACACGCT GTTTTTCTACCATTATATTGAAAAGGGACGGTTTTTGTATACTATGTATAACTTTTACACTTGGTATCAAACAGCAGGCCTTCTAACATTGTCATATTTATGGACaatattgaattctttcatTGGACTGAGACTTCAGAAACATATCAGGGGTGCCAAACCTTCTACTGCTAAGGATTGA
- the LOC123688882 gene encoding androgen-dependent TFPI-regulating protein-like isoform X2, which produces MMLKDRKLCFHSFTVLIFITALIWQLDYTKDSIPENRYMADVQEYPLRYFSNWNVVMQFIYFSIVFSLDIEDYIPWKIWSSVWRASLMRMKDYVFSTLLFPFASFVTVFFWTFYLYDRELVFPVSGEYFFTKYANHVAHTAVGIFAVLELFFTGDQLRVSFKSCFNLISTVTAIYYTLFFYHYIEKGRFLYTMYNFYTWYQTAGLLTLSYLWTILNSFIGLRLQKHIRGAKPSTAKD; this is translated from the exons ATGATGCTCAAAGATCGGAAACTATGCTTCCATAGCTTCACTGTATTGATATTCATCACAGCATTAATATGGCAATTGGATTATACAAAAGACTCAATTCCAGAAAATAGGTATATGGCCGATGTACAAGAGTACCCACtgagatatttttccaattggAATGTG gTGATgcaattcatttatttctcaATAGTATTTAGTCTAGACATCGAAGATTATATACCCTGGAAAATCTGGAGCTCCGTTTGGCGGGCATCACTGATGCGTATGAAGGATTATGTGTTTTCCACGTTATTGTTTCCCTTTGCATCATTCGTGACTGTGTTTTTCTGGACTTTTTACCTCTACGATAGGGAACTCGTTTTTCCTGTAAGTGGGgaatattttttcacaaaatatgcCAACCATGTTGCCCATACGGCGGTAGGAATATTCGCTGTATTGGAGCTATTTTTTACAGGGGATCAACTGAGAGTGAGCTTCAAAAGTTGCTTCAATCTAATAAGCACTGTGACTGCGATCTATTACACGCT GTTTTTCTACCATTATATTGAAAAGGGACGGTTTTTGTATACTATGTATAACTTTTACACTTGGTATCAAACAGCAGGCCTTCTAACATTGTCATATTTATGGACaatattgaattctttcatTGGACTGAGACTTCAGAAACATATCAGGGGTGCCAAACCTTCTACTGCTAAGGATTGA